The following are from one region of the Candidatus Bathyarchaeota archaeon genome:
- a CDS encoding AbrB/MazE/SpoVT family DNA-binding domain-containing protein, with translation MVLEILIGRKGEIYTPKELRERLGLKPGDRL, from the coding sequence ATGGTCTTGGAGATTCTGATTGGTCGGAAGGGCGAGATCTATACGCCTAAGGAGTTGCGGGAGAGGCTCGGCCTGAAGCCGGGGGATAGGCT